From the Mycobacterium sp. 155 genome, the window CGCCCAGTGGCATCGTCGGCGTCACCATGGGTCCCCCGCCGGCCATCGGTTTCATCCCGTTGGCCTTGAGGTCTTCGGCGACCTGATCCGGATTGGTTCCGGTGCCGTCGATCCAGTCGTCGAGCACCACGACGAGCTCGTCGTCGTAGTCCGCGCCATCCGCCGGATCTTCGATGATGAGCGGACCGTACATGCCACGGTCCAGCTGAGTCCCGACGTGCGAGTGCAGGTAGTAGGTGCCCGCATCGGGAACGACGAACTCGTAGGTGAAGTTCGAGCCCGGGGCGATTGCCTGCTGAGTCAGCACCGGCACCCCGTCCATGTCGTTCGGGATTGCCAGACCATGCCAGTGCACGGTGGTTTCCTGGGGCAGCCGGTTGGTCACCGGCACCCGCAGCCGCTGGCCCTTGCGGAGCCGGATTTCTGTGGCGGGCACCGTGCCGGTGTAGGTCCAGGTTCGGACCGCGACACCCCCGAGGTCAACATCGGATTCGGCGGCTGTGAACGCGATTTCGACCGGTTTGCCCGGGGCACTGCTCGTGGCCGTAGGGGTTGCGTTTCGCGACGAGCAGGCGCCCACCAGACCTGCCGCCCCGACCGCCGACAACATCAGAAATCCACGCCGGTCGATCATCGTTTCAGCGTGACACTGTCGTGCAGCTCACGGCAGCGTTTTACCGGCTCCGGTTATGGTGACGGCATGCCGCATCCGATCATGTTCGGCGACAACGATCCGGGACTGGCCGAGCTACGCAGCATCGCTCTCGACTTCCCGGAGGCATTCGAGAAAGTGTCGTGGGGCAGGCCGGTGTTCTGCGCGCCGAAGATGTTCGCCATGTACGGGGGCAACGTCAAGACTCGCGGGGCGATGCGCGGGATGCCCTATTCCCTTCTGATCAAAGTCGACGACAGCGACAGACGGGCACTGAAGCAGGACAGGCGGTTCTTCTTCCCGGCCTACATGGGCCCCCACGGCTGGCTGGGTTTGGATTTCACTGCGACGAAGGTGGATTGGGACGAAGTGACCGAGCTGGTCGACGCCTCGTACCGACTCGTGGCTTCCCGCAAGCTCGTCAAGCAACTCGATGAACGCCGAGGGGAGGAACCATGAGTTTCGCGGGCCCTGTTGCCGGACCTACGGCGCCGACCCGACCTGCGGCGCCGACCCGACCTACTTTGTCACGCTGGGGTGGCTCTCGAAATCGAGAGCCACCCCAGCGTGACAATCGGCGCGGCACGAGGGAAGCCGGCAGGATGCCAGCGGTAGACGAGCCTCCGCGGGCCTATGGGGGTTAGATGGCGTCCGGATCCTGCGCGAAGCCGTCGGCGGTCTTTTGCGCGAGCTCAAGTGCGACCCGCGCCCACTCGGGCGTCGCACCGGCCAGTCCGCACGCCGGAGTGATGCCGATCCGGTCCCGCAACACCTCACGGGCGAAACCCAGTCGGTCGGTGACCGTCACGACCGCCTTGGCGACCTCTTCGACCGACGGCCTGCGTTCGGGTGCGGTGGCGGGCACCACCCCGAGCAGCACTGTGCGCCCGGCGTCGACGAACTCGCCGATACCGTCCAGATCAGCCGGGGTCAGGGTCGAAAGATCGACGGAAACAGCGTGAACAGTGCTGCGCAGCAAGCCTTTCCACGGTAAGCCCGGAGCGCAGCTGTGCATGGCGGTTTCGGCGCCGACGCGCGCGACGCAGCCGTCAAGCAAGCCCATGGCGACGGTTTCGTCGACCGGATGCACCGGCGACAAGCTGGTCACCCCGGTCAACCGACCTGCCAGCGCGGCCGGCAACGACGGCTCGTCGAGCTGCACCACCACGGTTGTCTCCAACCTGCGCGCGACGTCGGCCCGGTGCTGCGCCAGCCCCTCGGCCAAAGATGCGGCGAGGTCGCGCAACGCGCCCGGGTCGGTGATGGCCCGATGCCCGCCGGACAGTTCCAGCTGCGCGGCCAGCGTGATGGGCCCGGGCGCCTGGACTTTCACGACGCGCCCGCTGCCGCGCAGCCCGGCCTTTTCCCAGGCCTCCTCGAGCGCATCGACATCCTCGCCCAGCAGACTCACCGCGCGGCGCAGCGCGGCACTGCGGCCCGATGCGATGCGGTAGCCGCGCGGCACGGTGTCGATGCCGACGTCGACCAGCAGCGCCCCAGCCCGGCCGATCATGTCGGCGCCGATGCCGCGGGCGGGCAGTTCCACCAGATGGGTCAGCGTGTGCAGTTCCCCTACGACGACCTCGGCGGCCTGCCGCGCGGCGGTGCCAGGCCAAGACCCGATACCGGTCGCGGCCGCGAAAGCGCTCACGCGCGTGCGATGGTGGCGCTGGCGATGACCT encodes:
- a CDS encoding methionine synthase; its protein translation is MSAFAAATGIGSWPGTAARQAAEVVVGELHTLTHLVELPARGIGADMIGRAGALLVDVGIDTVPRGYRIASGRSAALRRAVSLLGEDVDALEEAWEKAGLRGSGRVVKVQAPGPITLAAQLELSGGHRAITDPGALRDLAASLAEGLAQHRADVARRLETTVVVQLDEPSLPAALAGRLTGVTSLSPVHPVDETVAMGLLDGCVARVGAETAMHSCAPGLPWKGLLRSTVHAVSVDLSTLTPADLDGIGEFVDAGRTVLLGVVPATAPERRPSVEEVAKAVVTVTDRLGFAREVLRDRIGITPACGLAGATPEWARVALELAQKTADGFAQDPDAI
- a CDS encoding MmcQ/YjbR family DNA-binding protein, with protein sequence MPHPIMFGDNDPGLAELRSIALDFPEAFEKVSWGRPVFCAPKMFAMYGGNVKTRGAMRGMPYSLLIKVDDSDRRALKQDRRFFFPAYMGPHGWLGLDFTATKVDWDEVTELVDASYRLVASRKLVKQLDERRGEEP